The Bacteroidales bacterium genome has a window encoding:
- a CDS encoding efflux RND transporter periplasmic adaptor subunit yields MQSINKYLLLSIIIVIILFTTKCFFYSEKITEDYSFIVKKGKFQVLVKTTGELQAENYTKIEAPRGLQKIRLYNIKIIDIVPEGTIVDSGDYVASLDISEINSKLNDVETELLKFESSYKQSKIDTAISLGNFRIELIDLKTEMEEKQLELKQSEYETPATQRSLEINYEKLKRKYERELINFILRTEQENTKVQNAYTQLQKQKKSKDEIIKIKDKFIINAPGQGMVIYKRKRDGSKIKVESTIGPWNPVVALLPDLTKMVCRTYINEIDISKVKLEQKVIINVDAFPEKKYKGVVSDIANIGETVNGSSIKSFEVLIKLNKVDSLLKPAMTTSNTIISKEINNAIFIPIDAIFYHDNIKYVYKKDKNSIIKTKIKTGIANEDFIIVKKGIKESDEILLYEPDIN; encoded by the coding sequence ATGCAATCAATTAACAAATATCTTTTATTATCAATAATTATTGTAATTATCCTTTTTACAACAAAATGTTTTTTTTACTCTGAAAAAATCACTGAGGATTATTCGTTCATTGTAAAAAAAGGGAAATTTCAGGTTCTTGTAAAAACTACAGGCGAACTTCAGGCAGAAAACTATACAAAAATAGAGGCTCCTCGTGGCTTACAAAAAATTCGTTTATATAATATTAAAATAATTGATATTGTCCCCGAAGGCACTATTGTTGATTCTGGTGATTATGTAGCATCATTAGATATATCAGAAATTAATTCCAAATTAAATGATGTTGAAACAGAATTATTAAAATTTGAAAGTTCTTATAAACAATCAAAAATTGATACTGCGATAAGTCTGGGGAATTTTCGTATAGAGTTAATAGACCTGAAAACAGAAATGGAAGAAAAACAACTTGAGTTAAAACAATCAGAATATGAAACACCTGCTACTCAACGAAGTTTAGAAATAAATTATGAAAAATTGAAAAGAAAATACGAAAGAGAATTAATAAATTTTATACTAAGAACAGAACAAGAAAACACTAAAGTTCAAAATGCTTATACACAATTGCAAAAACAGAAAAAAAGTAAAGATGAAATAATAAAAATAAAAGACAAATTCATTATTAATGCTCCCGGACAGGGAATGGTTATTTACAAAAGAAAAAGAGATGGCAGTAAAATAAAAGTTGAATCAACTATTGGCCCATGGAACCCAGTTGTTGCTTTATTACCTGATTTAACCAAAATGGTATGCAGAACATATATTAATGAAATTGACATTAGCAAAGTAAAACTCGAACAAAAAGTAATAATTAACGTAGATGCATTTCCCGAAAAAAAATATAAAGGAGTAGTATCAGATATTGCAAATATAGGAGAAACTGTTAACGGCTCGTCAATAAAAAGCTTTGAAGTATTAATAAAACTGAACAAAGTAGATTCATTATTAAAACCTGCAATGACAACAAGTAATACAATTATTTCAAAAGAAATAAATAATGCAATATTTATCCCTATTGATGCCATATTTTATCATGATAATATTAAATATGTTTATAAAAAAGACAAAAATTCAATTATAAAAACAAAAATTAAAACAGGAATAGCAAATGAAGACTTTATTATTGTTAAAAAAGGAATAAAAGAAAGTGATGAAATACTGTTATATGAACCTGATATTAATTAG
- a CDS encoding ABC transporter permease yields the protein MTKFDRIFWSFEASYESIKSNKFRSFLTTLGVIFGVASVITMMAVGKGTQKEILNQIEVIGAKNIIIESIQKDLIPDNNQENLSDISNKLNLFDIASFKNIINTISFISPYSCNSSDIIYKGRNTKGIIAGVNSDYFKIFNLSINGKYFSNKHLLMANSVCLITLELKKKLFYDINPFGQYIKVNNIWYKIIGIVDNSNIKQISDINIDFLKNQNTIYIPIKTYKLRNNKNISNKISDKSKNSSYKSEKQLFLSKNQVDKIFIQVKEIKDLYFTGKLVSKIISRKYKNNSFNIIIPLQILKQHKKTKRLFSIVLGVIAGISLLVGGIGIMNIMLASVYERIKEIGIRMAVGASKIDIISQFVLEATLICSIGGIVGIILGIIMAKTVTYFTGITTIITLSSIIISFSISIFVGIFFGYSPAKRAAKQNPVFSLRHE from the coding sequence ATGACAAAATTTGACCGTATATTCTGGAGCTTTGAAGCCTCATACGAATCAATAAAATCAAATAAATTTCGGAGTTTTCTTACAACTCTTGGGGTTATATTTGGTGTTGCATCTGTAATTACAATGATGGCTGTTGGAAAAGGCACTCAAAAAGAAATATTAAATCAAATTGAAGTAATTGGTGCTAAAAATATTATAATTGAATCAATACAAAAAGACTTAATACCTGATAATAATCAAGAAAATCTCTCTGATATTTCAAACAAGTTAAATTTGTTTGACATTGCCTCGTTTAAAAATATTATCAATACAATTTCTTTCATAAGTCCATATTCTTGTAATTCCTCTGATATTATTTATAAAGGCAGGAATACAAAAGGAATAATTGCAGGAGTAAACAGTGATTATTTTAAGATTTTTAATCTTTCAATAAATGGAAAATATTTTAGCAACAAACATTTATTAATGGCTAATTCAGTTTGTTTAATTACTCTTGAATTGAAAAAAAAATTATTTTATGACATAAATCCTTTTGGACAGTATATTAAAGTAAATAATATCTGGTACAAAATTATAGGAATTGTTGATAATTCAAATATTAAACAAATAAGCGATATAAATATTGATTTTTTAAAAAATCAAAATACAATTTATATTCCTATAAAAACATATAAATTGAGAAACAATAAAAATATAAGCAATAAAATTTCTGATAAATCAAAAAACTCTTCATATAAGTCGGAAAAACAATTGTTTCTTAGTAAGAATCAGGTAGATAAAATATTTATTCAAGTAAAAGAAATTAAAGACCTTTACTTTACAGGTAAATTAGTTAGCAAAATAATTAGCAGAAAATATAAAAACAATAGTTTTAATATTATAATTCCACTACAAATATTAAAACAACATAAAAAAACAAAAAGGCTTTTCAGTATTGTACTTGGAGTAATTGCAGGAATCTCATTGCTTGTCGGAGGAATTGGTATAATGAACATTATGTTGGCATCGGTATATGAACGGATAAAGGAAATAGGTATAAGAATGGCTGTAGGAGCGAGTAAAATTGATATTATATCACAATTTGTTCTTGAAGCAACTTTAATTTGTTCAATAGGTGGAATTGTTGGAATAATTCTTGGTATTATTATGGCAAAAACTGTTACTTATTTTACAGGAATTACAACTATAATTACTCTTTCTTCAATAATAATTTCCTTCTCAATTTCGATTTTTGTCGGTATTTTCTTTGGGTATTCACCTGCAAAAAGAGCTGCAAAACAAAATCCTGTTTTTTCGTTACGACATGAATAA